GCGCGAAAGACGTGAACGTCGGCGCGAGACGCGCGAACGGGCAAGAGCAAACGCCTCTTGAGGTAGCGACTGAGGGAAGAAAAATCCGCCAAATGGGAGCAGCGTTTGATAGTCCCGGACTGTCGATTTGCCTCCCCAGCCCCAAGCGTACCGCCGTTACCTTGTTTGCGGCCATGCCGGCCCCGATCTACTCGGGACGGTGACTGAGTATGGGTCCTTCTACCGAGCCGGCGAGCGACAATATAGCGAGGAAATGGAGGCCGAACCCGCGCGGGAGAGCTGGCCGGGTTCCTTTTGAGAGGGCGTTGCGCGGTCGGTGAGGCTGTATAGCTACTTCAGACAATCGCCATAAAGTTCACTGACATGCTTCCCAACAGTCAATCTTCACGAAGGCCGTAATGTCCCAGTACTCACTCGATGTATTGCGTCAGCGCTATGTCGTCGAGAAAAGACCGCTCGAGGCCAGCGTCGAGCAGATCTTGCGGGCCGACACCCGCGCCGGAGCGCGTGCCATCCTGGCTTCAATCGATAAACGCCGCTTCGAAAATAGGTCGGAAGGGCAGCGCCTCCGCAAGATGCTCCGCTTCGAGACCTCGCTGTGGGAAACAGGCCATCATGCCGTGGCAGGCGTGGATGAGGCCGGAATGAGCCCACTCGCCGGGCCGGTCTCCGCTGGCGCCGTGATCCTGAAACCGGGCACGCGGACAGTCGGAATCGACGACTCGAAAAAACTCGACGCCGCGGCTCGCGAAAAACTCGCGAAGGAGATCAAGGAAAAGGCGCAGTGTTGGTCTGTGGCGTTCGTCGAGGTCGAGGAGATCGACGCGATCAACATCT
This Bradyrhizobium sp. CCBAU 53421 DNA region includes the following protein-coding sequences:
- a CDS encoding ribonuclease HII translates to MSQYSLDVLRQRYVVEKRPLEASVEQILRADTRAGARAILASIDKRRFENRSEGQRLRKMLRFETSLWETGHHAVAGVDEAGMSPLAGPVSAGAVILKPGTRTVGIDDSKKLDAAAREKLAKEIKEKAQCWSVAFVEVEEIDAINIYWAGIQAMQRAVRGLGLTPQHLLIDAKRLKEIDIPQQAIIKGDAKSASIAAASILAKVERDAVMRTLDVRHPGYGFADHKGYPVPAHYEALARLGACAAHRRSFGPVRKALGLSPLPPWPSASERDAG